Proteins co-encoded in one Stenotrophomonas maltophilia genomic window:
- a CDS encoding LacI family DNA-binding transcriptional regulator yields MTIKGKATSLDIAHLAGVSQPTVSRALRGSPMVNAETRERILRIARELNYKVDKNASSLRLRNAGTLALLFFEDPTNDDSLINPFFHSMLGSITRACALHGQDLLVSFQQLSTDWQADYEDSNKADGIILLGYGDYHQSRDRLQRLVEQGTHFVRWGAALPGQPGVSIGSDNFQGGHDITAHLLQQGCRRIAFLGHASSHYPEFQERYRGHVAALQEHGLAAEPALQHDAITTEASGQEACQLLLARGEPIDAICAASDLIAIGAIRALREAGLRVPQDVAVTGFDDIPLAASVSPALTTVQQDTKQAGQLLVERLLALIGRQPVDSQSIPVKLVVRESSQR; encoded by the coding sequence ATGACGATCAAAGGCAAAGCCACCTCCCTGGACATCGCCCACCTGGCCGGGGTCTCCCAGCCCACCGTGTCGCGGGCCCTGCGTGGCAGCCCGATGGTCAACGCCGAGACCCGCGAGCGCATCCTGCGCATCGCCCGCGAGCTGAACTACAAGGTCGACAAGAACGCCTCCAGCCTGCGCCTGCGCAATGCCGGCACCCTGGCCCTGCTGTTCTTCGAAGACCCGACCAACGACGACTCGCTGATCAACCCGTTCTTCCATTCGATGCTCGGCTCGATCACCCGTGCCTGCGCCCTGCACGGGCAGGACCTGCTGGTCTCGTTCCAGCAGCTGTCCACCGACTGGCAGGCCGATTACGAGGACAGCAACAAGGCCGACGGCATCATCCTGCTCGGCTACGGCGACTACCACCAATCGCGCGACCGCCTGCAGCGGCTGGTTGAACAGGGCACGCATTTCGTGCGCTGGGGCGCCGCCCTGCCCGGCCAGCCCGGCGTGTCGATCGGCAGCGACAATTTCCAGGGCGGGCATGACATCACCGCCCACCTGCTGCAGCAGGGCTGCCGCCGCATCGCCTTCCTCGGCCATGCCTCCAGCCACTACCCGGAGTTCCAGGAGCGTTACCGCGGCCATGTGGCGGCTTTGCAGGAACACGGTCTGGCCGCCGAACCGGCGCTGCAGCACGATGCCATCACCACCGAGGCCTCCGGCCAGGAAGCCTGCCAGCTGCTGCTGGCCCGCGGCGAACCCATCGATGCGATCTGCGCGGCCAGCGACCTGATCGCGATCGGCGCGATCCGCGCCCTGCGCGAGGCCGGCCTGCGCGTGCCGCAGGACGTGGCAGTGACCGGTTTCGACGACATCCCGCTGGCAGCCTCGGTGTCACCGGCCTTGACCACGGTGCAGCAGGACACCAAACAGGCCGGCCAGCTGCTGGTCGAACGCCTGCTGGCGCTGATCGGCCGGCAGCCGGTGGACAGCCAGAGCATCCCGGTGAAGCTGGTGGTGCGCGAATCCTCGCAGCGCTGA
- a CDS encoding GNAT family N-acetyltransferase: MLVPTSAQDLRELLLSPCSEEHAIAPPAVLTMLADLAGHIEPVFAPAAWLVTEDGMPVGLFSITRAPEQGVLDIGYGIAPAHQGRGLAGRALAELVDWARHDARVRCLSAETAVGNVASQAVLRRNGFTVVGQRSDAEDGALLCWRRHVTAD; the protein is encoded by the coding sequence ATGCTGGTTCCCACTTCCGCGCAGGATCTGCGCGAGCTGCTGTTGTCCCCGTGTTCCGAGGAGCATGCCATCGCCCCGCCTGCCGTGCTGACGATGCTGGCCGATCTGGCCGGGCATATCGAACCGGTGTTCGCGCCCGCCGCCTGGCTGGTGACCGAGGACGGCATGCCGGTCGGCCTGTTCTCGATTACCCGCGCACCCGAGCAGGGCGTGCTCGATATCGGCTATGGCATCGCGCCGGCACACCAGGGCCGTGGTCTTGCCGGCCGGGCCCTGGCCGAGCTGGTGGACTGGGCCCGGCACGATGCGCGCGTACGTTGCCTGAGCGCTGAAACGGCGGTGGGCAACGTCGCTTCGCAGGCGGTGCTGCGTCGCAATGGCTTTACCGTGGTCGGTCAACGCAGCGACGCCGAAGACGGTGCACTGCTGTGCTGGCGAAGGCACGTGACGGCCGACTGA
- a CDS encoding ABC transporter ATP-binding protein: MLKIDSLSKTYANGVHALNNVSLDIPRGMFGLLGPNGAGKSSLMRTLSTLQEADSGSAVLSIPGEAPIDVLRDKDAVRRRLGYLPQDFGVYPKVSALDLLEHFAVLKGLTQRAQRREVVDGLLQQVNLWDARKRKLGTFSGGMRQRFGIAQALLGDPRLVIVDEPTAGLDPEERNRFLNLLAAIGENVAVILSTHIVEDVTDLCPTMAIMNKGQVLLTGRPADAIDALQQQVWRKQVDPSELADHEARYVVLSTRLVGGRPVIHVHSTNDPGDGFAAVAPDLEDVYFQRLRLQARARAAA, encoded by the coding sequence ATGCTGAAGATCGATTCGCTGTCCAAGACGTACGCCAACGGCGTGCACGCCCTCAACAACGTCAGCCTGGACATCCCGCGCGGGATGTTCGGCCTGCTGGGGCCGAACGGCGCCGGCAAATCCTCGTTGATGCGCACGTTGTCCACCCTGCAGGAGGCCGACAGCGGCTCGGCCGTGCTCAGCATCCCCGGTGAAGCACCGATCGACGTGTTGCGCGACAAGGATGCGGTGCGGCGCCGGCTCGGCTACCTGCCGCAGGATTTCGGCGTGTACCCGAAGGTCAGTGCGCTGGACCTGCTGGAGCATTTCGCGGTGCTCAAGGGCCTGACCCAGCGCGCGCAGCGCCGCGAAGTGGTCGACGGCCTGCTGCAGCAGGTGAACCTGTGGGATGCGCGCAAGCGCAAGCTGGGCACCTTCTCCGGCGGCATGCGCCAGCGCTTCGGCATCGCCCAGGCGCTGCTCGGCGACCCGCGTCTTGTGATCGTCGATGAACCCACCGCCGGTCTCGACCCGGAGGAGCGCAACCGCTTCCTCAACCTGCTGGCGGCCATCGGCGAGAACGTCGCGGTGATCCTGTCCACCCACATCGTCGAGGACGTGACCGACCTGTGCCCGACCATGGCGATCATGAACAAGGGCCAGGTGCTGCTGACCGGTCGCCCGGCCGATGCCATCGACGCGCTGCAGCAGCAGGTCTGGCGCAAGCAGGTCGATCCTTCCGAGCTGGCCGACCACGAGGCGCGCTATGTGGTGCTGTCGACCCGTCTGGTGGGGGGCCGCCCGGTGATCCACGTGCACAGCACCAACGACCCCGGCGATGGCTTCGCGGCCGTGGCTCCCGACCTTGAGGACGTGTACTTCCAGCGCCTGCGCCTGCAGGCCCGTGCCCGCGCGGCAGCCTGA
- a CDS encoding M1 family aminopeptidase: protein MILNFFRFELREQLRSPLLWLLAGLFALLAFAAASSDAVQIGGGTGNVHSNAPTVIAQMLGIFTLLGMLVTALFVSNALLRDFELGTAELIFASPVKRRDYLAGRIGAALAAGLLVYVLIAFGLWLAPFMPWVDPDRMGPISWQGFAWTFTVIVIPNLLFSTALLSLLAAVTRSILWVYIGLVAYLVLFGASAALLRDIDNTWIAVLSEPLGMRALGRTIRYWSTAERNSGIPALTGYLLANRALWLGVTAVLFAATFALFRTERSGSGRRRWGRRHALPVADASAVRPRRATLPRVVPAFTASTAWQQFLRQVRFDTRGVLRSVPFIVLLVLGLANFLPSALFRQTLYGTSIWPVTSQMIMALQGAFSWLLVIIVLFFAGELVWKERSARINEVTDAMPVPNWVPLLAKFTALLAVIVCFQAAGALAAMGVQLAKGYTHLEPLLYLRSLALDSVVYVLMGGLALVLQVLTNNKFIGYALLIVVMIGQGVLGLLDYTQNIYNFGSWPIAPYSDMNGYGHFLAGQLAFQGYWALFLLALMCLASAFWVRGVSQGLRQRLALAGRRLRGPTGVLAAVAALAFVGVGGWLYWSTNIRNEFLSPDQQLDLQARYERELSKYRNLPQPRIVAVDNRVDLFPESQSMVIDANWTIRNLHVQPIQDLHVTMGDDKQLLAADLGGQKLTFHDKDLGYRIYRLDTPLQPGESRSVHFRVAQKPNGLTAGQAPSNLVDNGTFFNSRVLPSFGYNEGAEITDRNERRKRDLGEPRRMPKLEDEAARANTYISNDADWLDFRTTVCTAPDQVALAPGYLRHQTTVNGRRCFSYAMDRPMLNFYAYLSARWEVRKGTYKDIPIEVYFDPAHGYNVDRMIEAVQKSLAYYEANFTPYQHRQVRIIEFPGYARFAQSFANTIPYSEAIGFIADLRDPNKVDYVFYVTAHEIAHQWWAHQVIGANVQGATVLSESLSQYSALMVMEQEYGRQHMRQFLKRELDGYLSGRGGEAIEEQPLERVENQQYIHYQKGSLVFYRLREEIGEQALNRALKRFLQDKGYQQPPYTTSRELLAYIRAETPADRQQLVTDLFEKISFYDNRVMAASARKRDDGRYDVTLDLHAAKQYADGKGQESTGTMDDWVEIGVFANGPSGKERDQKVLYLQRHHITTTEPKITVTVDEKPDEAGFDPYNKLIDRVSDDNRRKVTM from the coding sequence ATGATCCTCAACTTCTTCCGCTTCGAGCTGCGCGAGCAGCTGCGTTCCCCGCTGCTGTGGCTGCTGGCCGGACTGTTCGCCCTGCTTGCCTTCGCCGCGGCCTCCAGCGACGCGGTACAGATCGGTGGTGGCACCGGCAACGTGCACAGCAACGCGCCGACGGTGATCGCGCAGATGCTGGGCATCTTCACCCTGCTCGGCATGCTGGTCACTGCATTGTTTGTCAGCAATGCGCTGCTGCGTGATTTTGAACTGGGCACGGCCGAGCTGATTTTCGCCAGCCCGGTGAAGCGCCGCGATTACCTGGCCGGGCGCATTGGCGCAGCCCTGGCCGCCGGGCTGCTGGTCTATGTGCTGATCGCGTTCGGCCTGTGGCTGGCGCCGTTCATGCCCTGGGTCGACCCCGACCGCATGGGCCCGATCAGCTGGCAGGGCTTTGCCTGGACCTTCACGGTCATCGTCATTCCCAACCTGCTGTTCAGCACCGCGCTGTTGTCGCTGCTGGCCGCGGTGACCCGCTCGATCCTGTGGGTCTACATCGGCCTGGTCGCCTATCTGGTGCTGTTCGGTGCCAGCGCCGCGCTGCTGCGCGACATCGACAACACCTGGATCGCGGTGCTGAGCGAGCCGCTGGGCATGCGTGCGCTGGGCCGCACCATCCGCTACTGGTCCACCGCCGAGCGCAACAGTGGTATTCCCGCGCTGACCGGCTACCTGCTGGCCAACCGTGCGCTGTGGCTGGGCGTGACCGCGGTGCTGTTCGCCGCCACCTTCGCGTTGTTCCGTACCGAACGCAGCGGCAGCGGGCGCCGCCGCTGGGGCCGCAGGCACGCGTTGCCGGTGGCCGATGCCAGTGCCGTCCGTCCCCGGCGTGCGACGCTTCCGCGCGTGGTGCCGGCATTCACGGCCAGCACGGCGTGGCAGCAGTTCCTGCGCCAGGTCCGCTTCGACACGCGCGGCGTGCTGCGCAGCGTGCCGTTCATCGTGCTGCTGGTGCTGGGCCTGGCCAACTTCCTGCCCAGCGCGCTGTTCCGGCAGACGCTGTACGGCACCTCGATCTGGCCGGTCACCTCGCAGATGATCATGGCCCTGCAGGGCGCCTTCAGCTGGCTGCTGGTGATCATCGTGCTGTTCTTCGCCGGCGAGCTGGTCTGGAAGGAGCGCAGTGCACGCATCAATGAAGTCACCGATGCCATGCCGGTGCCGAACTGGGTTCCGCTGCTGGCCAAGTTCACCGCGCTGCTGGCGGTGATCGTCTGCTTCCAGGCGGCCGGAGCGCTGGCCGCGATGGGCGTACAGCTGGCCAAGGGCTACACCCATCTGGAGCCGCTGCTGTACCTGCGCAGCCTGGCGCTGGACTCGGTGGTGTACGTGCTGATGGGGGGCCTGGCGCTGGTGCTGCAGGTGCTGACCAACAACAAGTTCATTGGCTACGCCTTGCTGATCGTGGTGATGATCGGCCAGGGCGTGCTGGGCCTGCTGGACTACACGCAGAACATCTACAACTTCGGCAGCTGGCCGATCGCCCCCTATTCGGACATGAATGGCTACGGCCACTTCCTGGCCGGACAGCTGGCCTTCCAGGGCTACTGGGCGTTGTTCCTGCTCGCGTTGATGTGCCTGGCCTCGGCCTTCTGGGTACGCGGTGTCAGCCAGGGTCTGCGCCAGCGCCTGGCCCTGGCCGGCCGCCGCCTGCGCGGCCCGACCGGCGTTCTCGCCGCCGTGGCCGCACTGGCGTTCGTCGGCGTGGGCGGCTGGCTGTACTGGAGCACCAACATCCGCAACGAGTTCCTCTCGCCCGACCAGCAGCTGGACCTGCAGGCCCGCTACGAGCGTGAGCTGTCCAAGTACCGCAACCTGCCGCAGCCGCGCATCGTGGCGGTGGATAACCGCGTGGACCTGTTCCCGGAATCGCAGTCGATGGTGATCGATGCGAACTGGACGATCCGCAACCTGCACGTGCAGCCGATCCAGGACCTGCATGTCACGATGGGCGACGACAAGCAGCTGCTGGCGGCCGACCTTGGCGGACAGAAGCTGACCTTCCATGACAAGGATCTGGGCTACCGCATCTACCGGCTGGACACGCCACTGCAGCCAGGCGAAAGCCGTAGTGTCCATTTCCGGGTGGCGCAGAAGCCCAACGGCCTCACCGCCGGTCAGGCGCCGAGCAACCTCGTGGACAACGGCACGTTCTTCAACAGCCGCGTGCTGCCGTCGTTCGGCTACAACGAGGGCGCGGAGATCACCGACCGCAACGAGCGGCGCAAGCGTGATCTCGGCGAACCGCGGCGCATGCCCAAGCTGGAAGACGAAGCGGCACGCGCCAACACCTACATTTCCAACGATGCCGACTGGCTCGATTTCCGCACCACCGTCTGCACTGCGCCCGACCAGGTCGCGCTGGCCCCGGGCTACCTGCGCCACCAGACCACGGTGAACGGCCGGCGTTGCTTCAGCTACGCCATGGACCGGCCGATGCTGAACTTCTACGCCTACCTGTCGGCGCGTTGGGAGGTGCGCAAGGGCACGTACAAGGACATTCCGATCGAGGTCTACTTCGACCCGGCACATGGTTACAACGTGGACCGGATGATCGAGGCGGTGCAGAAGTCGCTGGCCTACTACGAAGCGAACTTCACCCCGTACCAGCATCGCCAGGTGCGCATCATCGAGTTCCCGGGCTATGCGCGTTTCGCGCAGTCGTTCGCCAACACCATCCCGTATTCCGAAGCGATCGGCTTCATCGCCGACCTGCGTGACCCGAACAAGGTGGACTACGTGTTCTACGTGACCGCGCACGAGATCGCGCACCAGTGGTGGGCGCACCAGGTGATCGGTGCCAACGTGCAGGGCGCCACGGTGCTGTCCGAGTCGCTGTCGCAGTACTCGGCGCTGATGGTGATGGAGCAGGAGTACGGCCGCCAGCACATGCGCCAGTTCCTCAAGCGCGAGCTGGATGGCTACCTGTCCGGACGTGGTGGCGAGGCCATCGAGGAGCAGCCACTGGAGCGGGTGGAGAACCAGCAGTACATCCACTACCAGAAGGGTTCGCTGGTGTTCTACCGGCTGCGCGAGGAGATCGGCGAGCAGGCCCTGAACCGCGCGTTGAAACGCTTCCTGCAGGACAAGGGCTACCAGCAACCGCCCTACACCACCTCGCGCGAACTGCTGGCCTACATCCGCGCCGAGACCCCGGCCGACCGCCAGCAGCTGGTTACCGACCTGTTCGAGAAGATCAGCTTCTACGACAACCGGGTGATGGCCGCCAGTGCACGCAAACGCGATGACGGCCGCTACGACGTGACCCTGGACCTGCACGCGGCCAAGCAATATGCCGACGGCAAGGGCCAGGAGAGCACTGGCACGATGGACGACTGGGTCGAGATCGGCGTGTTCGCCAACGGCCCTTCCGGCAAGGAGCGCGACCAGAAGGTGCTGTACCTGCAGCGCCATCACATCACCACGACGGAACCGAAGATCACGGTGACCGTGGATGAAAAGCCGGATGAGGCGGGCTTCGACCCGTACAACAAGCTGATCGACCGGGTGAGCGACGACAACCGGCGCAAGGTGACGATGTGA
- a CDS encoding GNAT family N-acetyltransferase: MEFNVLTGDAPERQQLAQWYHAQWGQEAGLTLEQELQRLNRAQDADGFPHLIAAFDGGQVVGAVQLKRREMTAFPQYEHWLGSVFVADSHRGRGLAGQLVERAAEQAVRMGVADLYLQTEAADGGLYARLGWTPLHQADNQDHRVLVMVRRLAA; encoded by the coding sequence ATGGAGTTCAACGTACTTACCGGCGATGCGCCGGAACGGCAGCAGCTGGCGCAGTGGTACCACGCGCAATGGGGCCAGGAGGCCGGCCTGACACTGGAACAGGAACTGCAGCGGCTCAACCGGGCGCAGGATGCGGACGGTTTCCCGCACCTCATCGCGGCCTTCGATGGCGGGCAGGTAGTCGGCGCCGTGCAGTTGAAGCGGCGTGAGATGACGGCCTTTCCGCAGTACGAGCATTGGCTGGGAAGCGTGTTCGTTGCCGACAGCCATCGTGGTCGCGGCCTGGCCGGCCAGCTGGTCGAGCGGGCCGCCGAGCAGGCCGTGCGGATGGGCGTTGCCGACCTGTACCTGCAGACCGAAGCGGCGGACGGCGGGTTGTACGCGCGCTTGGGCTGGACGCCGCTGCATCAGGCCGACAACCAGGACCACCGCGTGCTGGTGATGGTGCGCAGGCTCGCCGCATGA
- a CDS encoding amidohydrolase family protein gives MTAAQERPARVVDLHTHLFNARHLPLESIIAGAMGAWSSPLARPLAKLLYFLTDTGGEQAEFSRLQQLHPQRLHGHGGHEQIDYIASISNVASHELLAGTAAAPLDADGLAALAVDSPEAQAIRGSELMAILRELDQAIPATGGPEPGAWPPVDSLVQEMMAPAGLVDWARRTVKRALERFMAMVVRDPTSTIGNYAEFFFTLLGSEETIFRRLQAAYGSSLPPMEYAHLMMDMELAYPGGPLANYHLPQRTRNMLELQARFPALHGFFAFDPRRDDAKAGGWRQLLTSALEAGFVGFKFYPAMGYRPAGDAVHARRIDEFYDFCLEHDAPIFAHCTPVGFQTPRKEGAFANPEYWAEVLGSRKELRLCLGHAGGQRAPSEQPVSAGWDAEEVEWKKGNYAWQVVDLCVRYPNVYCEIGHLEGLLDGDIAAFERNLRRARHTQAEYGFMSKIAYGSDWHMQAMVNSARPYLDLFLQLFEKEEWRDYREGFFWRNAYAYLRLPR, from the coding sequence ATGACAGCAGCGCAGGAAAGGCCCGCACGTGTCGTCGATCTGCACACCCATCTGTTCAACGCGCGGCATCTGCCGCTGGAAAGCATCATCGCCGGCGCGATGGGCGCGTGGTCGAGCCCCTTGGCCCGACCCTTGGCGAAGCTGCTGTATTTCCTGACCGACACAGGCGGCGAGCAGGCGGAGTTCTCCCGTCTTCAACAGCTGCATCCGCAGCGTCTTCATGGTCATGGCGGGCACGAGCAGATCGACTACATCGCGTCGATCAGCAACGTGGCCAGCCATGAGCTTCTGGCAGGCACTGCGGCAGCGCCGCTCGATGCTGACGGTCTGGCGGCGCTGGCGGTCGACTCACCGGAAGCACAGGCCATACGAGGCTCCGAGCTGATGGCGATTCTCCGCGAGCTGGATCAGGCCATTCCTGCGACCGGTGGGCCCGAGCCAGGCGCCTGGCCGCCCGTCGATTCCCTCGTGCAGGAAATGATGGCGCCGGCCGGTCTGGTCGATTGGGCACGCCGCACCGTGAAGCGCGCGCTGGAACGCTTCATGGCAATGGTGGTGCGTGATCCGACCAGTACGATCGGCAACTACGCCGAGTTCTTCTTCACCCTGCTGGGTTCGGAGGAAACGATTTTCCGTCGCCTGCAGGCGGCGTACGGCAGTTCCCTGCCGCCCATGGAGTACGCCCATCTGATGATGGACATGGAGCTGGCGTACCCGGGCGGGCCATTGGCCAACTATCACTTGCCGCAGCGCACCCGGAACATGCTGGAACTGCAGGCCAGGTTTCCTGCGCTGCATGGCTTCTTCGCATTTGATCCGCGTCGCGATGATGCGAAGGCGGGTGGCTGGCGACAGCTGCTCACATCTGCGCTTGAGGCGGGATTTGTAGGCTTCAAGTTCTATCCGGCGATGGGATACAGACCCGCCGGTGATGCGGTCCATGCCCGCCGGATCGACGAGTTCTACGATTTCTGCCTGGAGCACGATGCGCCGATCTTCGCGCATTGCACCCCGGTGGGGTTCCAGACCCCGCGCAAGGAAGGTGCGTTCGCGAACCCGGAGTATTGGGCCGAGGTTCTGGGCAGTCGCAAGGAACTGCGGTTGTGCCTGGGTCATGCAGGTGGGCAGCGTGCCCCCAGCGAGCAGCCGGTTTCGGCGGGCTGGGACGCCGAAGAGGTCGAGTGGAAGAAGGGCAACTACGCCTGGCAGGTGGTCGACCTGTGCGTCCGATACCCCAATGTCTACTGCGAGATCGGGCATCTGGAAGGTCTGCTTGATGGAGATATCGCTGCCTTCGAACGGAACCTCAGACGCGCCCGGCATACGCAGGCCGAGTACGGATTCATGAGCAAGATCGCCTATGGTTCAGACTGGCACATGCAGGCGATGGTCAACTCGGCCCGTCCCTACCTGGATCTTTTCCTGCAGCTGTTTGAAAAGGAGGAGTGGCGGGACTACAGGGAAGGCTTCTTCTGGCGCAACGCCTATGCCTACCTGCGGCTGCCGCGATAA